The DNA sequence GGGACGGGCTCGCGGTGCTGCTGGCCCACCTGTCGAAGACGGCGAGCGCGGCGGTGGCGGCCGGTCGCCGGTCCGCGCCGGCGACGGCCTCGACCAGGTAGGGGGTGGCCATCACCTGGATCAGCACCTGCCCTCGGCCGGTGCCGGGGCGGGCCAGCGCGGCCAGTCGGGTGGCGGCCGCCTCGTGCCGCCCGTTGACCAGGTCGAGCACCGCGAGCGCCCACTGGGCGAGCGCGCGCGGGCGGCTGTGCGGGGCGGGCGCCTCGCCGATCTCGCGGATCCGGCACAGGCTGGTTTCCCGGTCGGCCCGGACCGCCGCCAGCATCGCCAGCATGCCCAGGTGCACCCCGGCGGAGTTGACCTGGCCGGTGTCCCGGGCGACCCGCAACCCCTCCCGGGAGGTATCCGCCGCCGCCTCGTGCCGGCCCAGCCAGTACTCCGCGATCGCGCGCAGCTCCAGCGCCCGGGGCAGCGCGGACACCTCGCCGCGGGCACGCGCCAGCTCGACGGCCCGCTCGGCGAGCCGGTGGGCGGCGCTGTCGACCGCGACCAGCAGGCCCGCGACCGCCGCGCCGGTCAGCGCGGCGGGGGTGAGCGCCGGCCCGGTCAGCCGGTTGCCGAGCACGACCGCCCGGCGCAGGGCCGGGCCGCCCCGCTCGTGGTCACCGCGCAGCGTCGCCGCCACCCCGGCGGCCAGCGCGGTCAGCAACTCCGCGTCGGGCGGGTCCTCGGGCCGGCGCAGGACCGCCACTCGGCGCGCCACCTCGGCGTAGCGGAACTGGTCGCCGGTGTGGCAGACCGCCTCACCGGCCCGGACAAGCGCGCCGAGGGCGGCGACGCGGTCGACCCCGGACACCGCCCGGGCGGCGGCGAGCAGGGTGGTCGAGGCCGTCGACGGCGAGCCGCAGCGCAGTTCCAGCTCGCCGCGGAGCAGCCCGGCCCGGCCGGCCGCGACAGGGTCGACCGGTCCGGCCGCGGCGGCCTCGGCGAGCAGCCGCCCGGCACGCCGCGGCTGCCCCGCCGCCCAGGCGCGACCGGCAGCGGCGACCAGCCGGGCGCTGGCCTGCCGCGGCTCGCCGCTGAGTTCGGCGGCCCGGTGCAGGGCGGCCACCCCGTCGTCCCCGCCGGTCCCACCGGCCACGGCCTCCAGTTCCGCCGCCAGCACCGGGTCCGGGCCCTCCGCCGCGGCGGCGCGGTGCAGCGTCCGGCGGAGGTGCTGTCCGGGGCCGTCGAGCACGCCGGCGAGCAGCAGGTGGGCGGCGCGCCGCTCGGCCAGCGTCGCGTCCGCCGCGACGACGGCCCGGGCCAGCGGTTGCGCCAGGGCCACCCGCTCCGGGCCGACCCGGACCAGCCCGGCTGCCTCGGCCGGGGCGAGCGCCTCGATCGCCGTGCCGTCGGCGCGGGCGGCCCGGACCAGGGTGGCCGGATCGCCGTCGGAGTCGAGCGCGGCGAGCAGCAGCACCCGCCGGGTGTCGGCGGGCAGC is a window from the Micromonospora sp. DSM 45708 genome containing:
- a CDS encoding helix-turn-helix transcriptional regulator; this encodes MVAALSVQITGLPGRDTECAAVRRLVDGLPDAGGALLVWGEPGAGRSVLVGYAHRYATRCHRLAGAGLADEAALPYAGLQRLLDPLLDRADALPEPQRGVLRRTLAGAGCPADHRLALSMAVRGLLVAAARERPLLCTVDDVDRGDPPTAEVLGFVARRLRHLPVAMLLTAGTDAVAAGVPRHRLRPLDDRAGAALLTDRLPGLAPRVARELTAVAGGNPQALADLAEVLTPGQCRGEEPLPDGPPLDGALGRGYRGRLAGLPADTRRVLLLAALDSDGDPATLVRAARADGTAIEALAPAEAAGLVRVGPERVALAQPLARAVVAADATLAERRAAHLLLAGVLDGPGQHLRRTLHRAAAAEGPDPVLAAELEAVAGGTGGDDGVAALHRAAELSGEPRQASARLVAAAGRAWAAGQPRRAGRLLAEAAAAGPVDPVAAGRAGLLRGELELRCGSPSTASTTLLAAARAVSGVDRVAALGALVRAGEAVCHTGDQFRYAEVARRVAVLRRPEDPPDAELLTALAAGVAATLRGDHERGGPALRRAVVLGNRLTGPALTPAALTGAAVAGLLVAVDSAAHRLAERAVELARARGEVSALPRALELRAIAEYWLGRHEAAADTSREGLRVARDTGQVNSAGVHLGMLAMLAAVRADRETSLCRIREIGEAPAPHSRPRALAQWALAVLDLVNGRHEAAATRLAALARPGTGRGQVLIQVMATPYLVEAVAGADRRPAATAALAVFDRWASSTASPSRRALSARCHALLAARGSADAERGFRTALRLHPADAGAFERARTELLLGRELRRSRRPRDAREHLHAARETFGLLGLTVWAEQATTELRAAGESVGTPELPAARLLTGQQLRIAQLVAEGATNREIATRLFLSTRTVDHHLRNIFHRLGIRSRTELARALH